In Lolium rigidum isolate FL_2022 chromosome 7, APGP_CSIRO_Lrig_0.1, whole genome shotgun sequence, the DNA window AACAAACATTCTTCCGCAAAATTTATGACCAAAATAAGCTTTCCATCAATTGCAACGATCGTCCACATTGAATAGAATCATTAGCAATCTTTTTACCATAGTAACAATCATCAATTAGTAAATCAAATATCTTAACAATGGAAGAAAATGGGAGGCCTAGTTACCTTGTTGGATGATGTGGTCGTCATGCTGTTATAGAACGTGGCAGTGCGACCATGGGGTTGACAACATGGTGGTGAAGCCGCCATGGAAAGGGAGGCGGGACAATGGGATACACGAATGACGCTAGTAGCGAACTGGAATGAGGCACCCGCAATAGAAGGAGCACTGGAACAGCGAGGCAATGCCGTTGTTCGAATTGGTAACGTGATGCACCAGAGGCGGGGCAGGGACCCGTCAATGGCGGCCTCGTGGTGGTGGCCGTCGGCAAGGAACGCGGCGAGGCCGGCATGCGGGCGCAAGGCGCGTCATTGGTAACCCGGGGGCGGCGGTAGGGGCTAGGAGCGCGTCCGACGGGCGCGTCGATGGCTTCGCATAGTTGCTACCACACACTTGTTCTTCTCCCCGTCGTCTCCTCCTCGCATCTTCCAGGTGCCAATGCACGTAGGGCTCCTCACCTCGCATCCGCTCCACTCGGCCGGGAAGATCGGCGGCCGGTGCGTTGTGGAGCTCGGCCGGGGCATCACGGGAAGGCGGTCGGAGGCTAAGACGAGATTCGTGATGGTGGGGAGCCGGCAATCTCTGATGCGGCGTGGCAGCAATGGTACTCCAGGGCGGCGGTAGCTGTCAGAGTCGAGGCATGACAATTGAGGAGTTGACTACCTGCACGGTTAGGAGATCGAGTGGGAGGCTTATGCGATTTGGATTAAAAATGATGATTAATTGGCCTTTTAATTGCGCATGTAATCACCCACTTTTGGTATGAGAGCGTGTATGGTTATTGTTGCAACGATTTGATTGATTACCGGGATTGATCTGAGAGATTTTCTGATTCATCCTcgaggctatttccttttttatgaGATGTTCACGGGGCTGTTGAGCAGGAAACATTGAAAGTTTTGATCAAGGATTTCTTAATCATTAATTAGTGAGACCCGTATCATATGTATATAAGATTAGATTAGATGTGGACTATGATAATTCCGTGACTATGTGGTTCTGTTGTCGTTTTTTTGGTAAGTATATGACGGATGGCTGGATGGCAAGCGGGGGACGTTTAGTAAGATTGGATGGTCAAGATGgtctccaatctttgacatcaaacatgttTGACGACGTaccaactcgaatataatagtaaagataaactCCTAACTATTTATAAGTATTATTAGATAAAATAATTAATCCTGTTGCAATCGGTGGCTTCTCATGCCTCTGCCGCTCCATGTATGTTATAGTCCGTCCGATATAGATCGACGGCCGAGCTTGATCTAAGTGGTAACACGCCCCAAACCGGAACCCTAGATCGCTTCCCCTCTGCCCCTCCCCCCTTTGCCGTTCCTTTTGCGGCTCCCGCGACGACGGAGGCAAGGCGTCCGTCGCGCGCCGCTCCGTCGATCCCGTGTCCGAGGGCGGCTGCCGCTGCACTCCGGCGAGACGGTAGCGACGCAGGCCATGGAGGGCTATGGCTGTCGTCGTCCTACATGCGCAGCTCTCTCCACGGGGAGCCCTCCTCCACGGTGTCCTCCATGGGTCGTTCCGCTGCCGCAGGCCTTCGACGACCTCGCCGGGAACAACTCCACGGGCGGAGGACGAGAAAAAGCCGGGTGCGGCGATGCGGCCAAGGACGATCCGGCATCGCTCCGTGGCGGCGAATCAGCAGTGGGCCGGCAGGTACCGGGCGAGGCACCGCGGTGTGCAGCACAGCCCACACTGGCGGAACTGCTACAAGCGCAGCAGCGGCGGTAGGAGCAAATTTCGGCTTTGGCTGGGTGCCGGCAGTCGCCTGCAGGTCTTCCGGCTTAATCCGGCCGAACTGCATCTTGGAATTGGGAACTTCTGCATCGGGCTCAGCTCTCCTCTGTCCGCCTCCTGTAAAGGTAGCTGGTTGAATTTACCTCCCTATCCGATCTTTCATTGGTTGAGATCTTCTTTGAAAATGGCATTGCTAATCTATAGCACTTCGTAATCCTTACATGGTTGACTAGCTGTGCACATCTGTTGTGTAGTTTTCATTTCTCTCATATGGATGGATTATACAACATGTGATAGATTATTTTTTGGTAGTACTACAgtattatgttctacagcaaccTGCTTCTAAATCCAAAAAATTAATGGTGTATTGTGGTTAATATGGGTTGGATTATCAAACGAACGGAAACTATAATATGTGTTCAGTTCATTCATGTGATTTTGATAGTAAATGATTTGCCGCCACTCTGTACGTACCAGCTTAGCAGAGTTTTCTATGTAAGGATTTGAGAGTTTTTTCAGCGAGGTGATGGACACATTGAAGTGTAGGTGCGTCGGTGGCAAGCATGGCGACCTTGGCGTCAGGTTACAGTCCAGCGGCCATTAGGTTGTGCTTCTGTACACGACAAGCCTGTGACGTCTAAGATGGGCTTACGGTGTTTCTAATTTTTATGTCTGCACCTTCCCACACCTTCATGTCTCTGATGTCTTGTGGTCATTTCACTGCTTGACAACCCAAAGTTTGTCATGCCTTTTGTGTATATTCTGAATTTCACACCTAGCTTGCATGATCGAATCCAATGTTGTTTCTGCTAGCTGATTCCTTTGTGTTCTTTGTCAGTGTCGAAGTATGCTAATTAGTTTGGGTTTCCTGAAAAGTACTACTTAATGCACCCACCACTGGCTAGAGAATTTTTGTTTGCCGATTTATCAGAAAGggattttgaaagcaagaaagtgaTATGTAAAAGTTGTATTCTTGCCATATATGTAGATGCATACTGGTCATCATGTTTTCATGGGCTATTTGTTTTTTTACCATTTTTCTAATCTACTTCCCATTGGTAAATACAAATTTACGTCATGGATTTAGTACCGCATGAAGTTGCATTTGCAAGATCATAACATATGAGCCAATGAAGGTATTGCATACAGATGCCAGTTTAGGCTTTCTTAACAATATTTCACTTTTAGTGCATTCAGATTTTGGCAGCAATTGTATCCACTCTCTTACCTTAGTATGCAACTAAATAATGGTACAAAATAAATGTTTATATGCTGAaggatttaaaattttaaaattggtA includes these proteins:
- the LOC124678374 gene encoding uncharacterized protein LOC124678374 isoform X2 encodes the protein MAVVVLHAQLSPRGALLHGVLHGSFRCRRPSTTSPGTTPRAEDEKKPGAAMRPRTIRHRSVAANQQWAGRYRARHRGVQHSPHWRNCYKRSSGGRSKFRLWLGAGSRLQVFRLNPAELHLGIGNFCIGLSSPLSASCKDGTRMRFICFSSTRNPRISGGNCFGKATTSY
- the LOC124678374 gene encoding uncharacterized protein LOC124678374 isoform X4, which encodes MAVVVLHAQLSPRGALLHGVLHGSFRCRRPSTTSPGTTPRAEDEKKPGAAMRPRTIRHRSVAANQQWAGRYRARHRGVQHSPHWRNCYKRSSGGRSKFRLWLGAGSRLQVFRLNPAELHLGIGNFCIGLSSPLSASCKDGSGGWCAVLKDE
- the LOC124678374 gene encoding uncharacterized protein LOC124678374 isoform X1 — encoded protein: MAVVVLHAQLSPRGALLHGVLHGSFRCRRPSTTSPGTTPRAEDEKKPGAAMRPRTIRHRSVAANQQWAGRYRARHRGVQHSPHWRNCYKRSSGGRSKFRLWLGAGSRLQVFRLNPAELHLGIGNFCIGLSSPLSASCKDGTRMRFICFSSTRNPRISGGNCFGKILECILLLVHLHLSSVTHRASSC
- the LOC124678374 gene encoding uncharacterized protein LOC124678374 isoform X3: MAVVVLHAQLSPRGALLHGVLHGSFRCRRPSTTSPGTTPRAEDEKKPGAAMRPRTIRHRSVAANQQWAGRYRARHRGVQHSPHWRNCYKRSSGGRSKFRLWLGAGSRLQVFRLNPAELHLGIGNFCIGLSSPLSASCKGHNLILNIDISLYSEDGSGGWCAVLKDE